A DNA window from Vigna unguiculata cultivar IT97K-499-35 chromosome 10, ASM411807v1, whole genome shotgun sequence contains the following coding sequences:
- the LOC114165181 gene encoding putative cyclin-D7-1 has product MDNLLCDEVWLSNSENTFEEEIGDIVTLKSHENKEFEEAFALYLEKEGSSLPEQDYAKYLHSNNLFLPRCRVIQWLVKCGSHFNLSLGTVFLAVNYLDRFVSICQSNDWKYWMLELLSISCLSVAIKFNEKSPLSLHEIQVEGLNYSFESSVILKMELILLKALGWQLNSVTSYSFVEMMDSDFLEYHLYGKLISPATELLLQATLG; this is encoded by the exons ATGGATAATTTGCTCTGTGATGAGGTGTGGCTTTCGAATTCTGAAAACACCTTTGAAGAAGAAATTGGTGACATTGTTACACTCAAGAGTCATGAAAACAAAGAGTTTGAAGAGGCTTTTGCACTGTATCTAGAGAAGGAGGGTTCTTCTTTGCCTGAACAAGACTATGCAAAGTACTTGCACTCCAACAATTTGTTTCTTCCTAGGTGTAGAGTTATTCAATGGCTTGTCAAG TGTGGAAGTCACTTTAATCTTTCTTTGGGAACAGTTTTCTTGGCTGTTAATTATCTTGATCGCTTTGTATCCATTTGTCAAAGCAAT GATTGGAAATACTGGATGCTTGAATTGCTTTCTATTTCTTGCTTATCAGTTGCCATAAAGTTCAATGAGAAGTCACCACTTTCCTTGCATGAAATTCAG gtcGAGGGTTTGAATTACTCGTTCGAATCAAGTGTAATTTTGAAGATGGAGTTGATCCTTTTGAAGGCATTGGGGTGGCAACTTAACTCAGTGACAAGTTATTCTTTTGTGGAAATGATGGATAGTGATTTCTTGGAATATCATCTTTATGGGAAGCTTATTTCACCAGCCACTGAactccttctccaagctactTTAG gatgA
- the LOC114165791 gene encoding delta-1-pyrroline-5-carboxylate synthase-like yields the protein MELLQNGTKAKPSEIPLVNGTALTHLNSLFQTQFSGNIDPSRAFVSKVKRLIVKVGTAVVTRSDGRLALGRIGALCEQLKELSSQGFEVILVTSGAVGLGRQRLRYRKLANSSFSDLQKPQGELDGKACAAVGQSSLMALYDTMFSQLDVTSSQLLVNDGFFRDAGFRKQLSDTVNALLDLRVIPIFNENDAVSTRKAPYEDSSGIFWDNDSLAGLLALELKADLLVLLSDVEGLYSGPPSDPNSKLIHTYVKEKHQGEITFGDKSRLGRGGMTAKVNAAVCAAHAGIPVIITSGYATNNIIRVLQGERIGTVFHKDAHLWSNIKEESAREMAVSARESSRRLQILKSEERSKILLAIADALEKNASAISLENEADVADAVLAGYENSLISRLTLKHEKISKLAKSVRMLAAMEEPIGQILKRTEIADKLILEKISCPLGVLLVIFESRPDALVQIAALAIRSGNGLLLKGGKEAQRSNAILHKVITSVIPNTVGDKLIGLVNSRDEIPYLLKLDDVIDLVVPRGSNKLVSQIKESTKIPVLGHADGICHVYVDKSAKIDMAKQIIRDAKTDYPAACNAMETLLVHKDLSNNGGLNELVVELQREGVKLYGGPRASGILNIVETSAFHHEYSSLACTVEIVEDVFDAINHIHEHGSAHTECIVTEDREVAETFLSQVDSAAVFHNASTRFCDGARFGLGAEVGISTSRIHARGPVGVEGLLTNRWILRGSGHVVNGDQGINYTYKELPLEA from the exons ATGGAACTTCTCCAAAATGGAACCAAAGCCAAACCCTCTGAAATACCCCTCGTCAATGGAACCGCGTTAACTCACCTCAACTCGCTCTTCCAAACTCAGTTCTCCGGTAATATCGATCCTTCCAGAGCTTTCGTCTCCAAGGTCAAGCGTCTCATTGTAAAG GTTGGAACAGCTGTTGTTACTCGAAGTGATGGAAGATTGGCACTAGGTAGAATTGGAGCTCTTTGTGAGCAg CTTAAAGAACTTAGCTCTCAAGGATTTGAAGTCATACTGGTAACTTCAGGTGCTGTTGGCCTTGGCAGGCAAAGACTTAGATATCGCAAATTGGCCAATAGCAG TTTTTCTGATCTTCAAAAGCCACAAGGTGAGCTTGATGGTAAAGCATGTGCTGCTGTTGGGCAAAGTAGTCTCATGGCTCTCTATGATACCATGTTCAGCCAG CTTGATGTGACTTCTTCCCAACTTCTTGTGAATGATGGATTTTTTAGGGATGCTGGCTTCAGAAAACAACTTTCGGACACAGTGAACGCGTTATTAGATTTAAGGGTTATCcccattttcaatgaaaatgatGCTGTTAGTACTAGGAAAGCACCATACGAG GATTCTTCTGGTATTTTCTGGGACAATGACAGTTTGGCTGGACTATTAGCCTTAGAACTTAAAGCTGATCTTCTTGTTTTATTGAGTGATGTTGAGGGCCTTTACAGTGGTCCTCCAAGTGACCCAAACTCAAAGTTGATCCACACATATGTGAAGGAGAAACATCAAGGGGAAATTACTTTTGGAGACAAGTCAAGATTGGGAAGAGGGGGTATGACTGCTAAAGTTAATGCTGCGGTTTGTGCTGCTCATGCTGGTATCCCTGTCATTATAACTAG TGGCTATGCTACAAACAATATCATACGGGTTCTTCAAGGGGAAAGAATAGGTACTGTCTTTCATAAAGATGCTCACTTGTGGAGCAATATAAAGGAAGAGAGTGCACGTGAAATGGCAGTTTCAGCACGCGAGAGTTCTAGAAGACTTCAG ATCCTCAAATCTGAAGAAAGGAGTAAAATATTATTGGCAATTGCTGATGCATTGGAGAAAAATGCAAGTGCAATAAGTCTTGAGAATGAAGCTGATGTTGCTGATGCTGTGCTTGCTGGATATGAAAATTCGTTGATATCACGTTTAACCCTGAAACATGAGAAG ATCTCTAAGCTTGCAAAGTCTGTGCGCATGTTGGCAGCTATGGAAGAACCAATTggtcaaattttaaaaagaacaGAG ATAGCAGATAAACTCATCCTGGAGAAAATTTCATGTCCTTTGGGAGTCCTTCTGGTTATATTCGAGTCTCGACCAGATGCCCTTGTGCAg ATAGCTGCATTGGCAATTCGAAGTGGGAATGGTTTACTGCTTAAAGGTGGAAAAGAAGCCCAACGATCAAATGCAATCTTACACAAG gTCATTACTTCGGTGATTCCAAATACCGTAGGTGACAAACTTATTGGCCTTGTGAATTCAAGAGATGAAATTCCATACCTACTTAAG CTTGATGATGTGATAGATCTTGTGGTCCCAAGAGGCAGTAATAAACTTGTTTCTCAAATCAAGGAGTCAACAAAAATTCCTGTTCTTGGACATGCTG ATGGAATTTGTCATGTATATGTCGACAAATCAGCTAAGATTGATATGGCAAAACAGATTATTAGAGATGCAAAGACTGATTATCCTGCAGCCTGCAATGCAATG GAAACTCTTCTTGTACACAAGGATCTATCAAACAATGGTGGACTTAATGAGCTTGTCGTTGAACTCCAACGTGAAG GTGTTAAACTGTATGGTGGACCAAGAGCTAGTGGCATACTAAATATTGTTGAAACAAGCGCTTTTCATCATGAGTACAGTTCACTTGCTTGCACAGTTGAAATTGTAGAAGATGTATTTGATGCTATTAACCACATACATGAACATGGAAG TGCTCATACTGAATGCATTGTTACAGAAGATCGTGAAGTTGCTGAGACTTTCTTAAGTCAAGTTGACAG TGCTGCAGTTTTCCACAATGCAAGTACACGATTTTGTGATGGAGCACGCTTTGGCCTTGGTGCAGAG GTTGGAATTAGCACAAGTCGAATTCATGCACGAGGCCCAGTAGGAGTAGAGGGTTTATTGACGAACAGATG GATATTGAGAGGGAGTGGGCATGTGGTTAATGGAGATCAAGGAATCAATTACACGTACAAGGAATTGCCACTAGAAGCATAA